Proteins encoded by one window of Rubrobacter indicoceani:
- a CDS encoding metallophosphoesterase family protein produces MKVVAISDTHLPRRAKRLPDGLLLYLKAADLILHAGDLMDPALLDELETYAPTLAVCGNLDPPDSRLPETREFGIGEIKVAMIHDSGRREGRARRMRRQFPEARVVVFGHSHIPLLQDDGDLMLLNPGSPTDKRRQPDFTFAVLEVENGALSTELVRL; encoded by the coding sequence GTGAAGGTAGTTGCGATCTCGGACACCCACCTCCCGCGCCGGGCGAAGCGGCTGCCGGACGGCCTCCTCCTCTACCTGAAAGCCGCCGACCTTATCCTTCACGCCGGGGACCTGATGGACCCCGCGCTTCTCGATGAGCTCGAAACATACGCGCCGACCCTCGCCGTTTGCGGTAACCTCGACCCGCCGGACAGCAGGCTGCCGGAGACGCGGGAGTTCGGTATAGGGGAGATAAAAGTCGCCATGATCCACGACTCCGGCAGAAGGGAAGGCCGCGCCCGCCGCATGCGCCGCCAGTTCCCCGAAGCCCGCGTCGTGGTTTTCGGACACTCCCACATCCCCCTCCTCCAGGACGACGGAGACCTGATGCTCCTGAACCCCGGAAGCCCCACGGATAAACGCCGCCAGCCGGACTTTACGTTCGCCGT